In Achromobacter xylosoxidans A8, a single window of DNA contains:
- a CDS encoding DUF4148 domain-containing protein — protein sequence MNTALTVRAAIPLVLAACALLSGPAVAQMSAAPTTAAPPSDVQLSRDQVERDLAAWKQSGVERNWDSDSTPDISSPEYVAAYKKYVDTVRPANAPQMQQSQGQSKW from the coding sequence ATGAACACTGCCCTAACCGTCCGCGCCGCGATTCCCCTCGTCCTGGCAGCCTGCGCCCTGCTCTCCGGCCCCGCCGTCGCGCAAATGTCCGCCGCGCCCACCACCGCGGCGCCCCCGTCCGACGTCCAGCTCAGCCGCGATCAGGTCGAACGGGATCTCGCTGCCTGGAAGCAATCCGGCGTTGAAAGAAACTGGGACAGCGACAGCACCCCGGACATTAGCAGCCCAGAGTATGTTGCCGCCTACAAGAAGTACGTGGACACAGTCAGGCCTGCCAACGCCCCGCAGATGCAGCAGTCGCAGGGCCAGAGCAAGTGGTGA
- a CDS encoding arylsulfatase codes for MDKKPNIVLIVADNLGWGELGCYGGGALRGAPTPNIDRLASEGLLLQNFNVESDCVPTRSALMSGRHPIRTGCLQSVPPGLPQGLARDEITLAQQLSGQGYATAHYGKWHLGDIPGRYPSDRGFDEWYGIPRTTDESQFTSSIGFDPSVADIPHIMQGQAGAPSENVKVYDLETRRGIDAELVDRSIGFMRKHAEASRPFFLYLPLVHLHFPTLPHPDFSGRTGAGDFADSMVEMDHRVGQIVQAVDELNLRDDTVFIFCSDNGPEFRKPYRGTAGPWTGTYHTAMEGSLRVPFMIRWPGQVQPGRVSNEIVHVTDLYTTLSRIGGASIPQDRPIDGIDQTDFFTGASPASAREGFLFYIKNDLRAVKWRDWKLHFYWEPEVNEGKGKLESPYLFNLKQDPKEESDILIFNTWVLGPILKMVQSFNQSCAAHPNTPPGKPDPS; via the coding sequence GTGGACAAGAAGCCCAATATCGTATTGATCGTGGCCGACAACCTGGGATGGGGCGAGTTGGGCTGCTACGGCGGCGGCGCCTTGCGCGGCGCGCCCACCCCCAATATCGATCGGTTGGCCTCCGAAGGATTGCTGCTACAGAACTTCAACGTGGAAAGCGATTGCGTGCCCACACGCTCGGCGCTGATGAGCGGCCGCCACCCCATCCGCACCGGCTGCCTGCAATCCGTGCCTCCCGGCCTGCCGCAAGGACTGGCGCGTGACGAAATCACCCTGGCCCAGCAGTTGTCGGGCCAGGGCTACGCCACGGCGCATTACGGCAAATGGCATCTGGGCGACATCCCCGGCCGCTATCCGTCCGATCGCGGCTTCGACGAGTGGTACGGCATTCCGCGCACCACCGACGAAAGCCAGTTCACCTCGTCCATCGGCTTCGATCCCTCGGTCGCCGACATCCCGCACATCATGCAGGGCCAGGCCGGTGCGCCTTCCGAAAACGTCAAGGTCTACGATCTGGAGACCCGCCGCGGCATCGACGCCGAACTGGTCGACCGGTCCATCGGCTTCATGCGCAAGCACGCCGAGGCCAGCCGCCCCTTCTTCCTGTACCTGCCGCTGGTGCACCTGCACTTTCCCACATTGCCGCACCCAGACTTCTCGGGGCGCACCGGCGCCGGCGACTTCGCCGACTCCATGGTGGAAATGGACCACCGCGTCGGCCAGATCGTGCAGGCGGTGGACGAGCTGAATCTGCGCGATGACACCGTGTTCATCTTCTGCAGCGACAACGGCCCGGAATTCCGCAAGCCCTACCGCGGCACGGCCGGCCCCTGGACGGGCACCTACCACACCGCCATGGAAGGCAGCCTGCGCGTGCCCTTCATGATCCGCTGGCCCGGTCAGGTCCAGCCTGGCCGGGTCTCGAACGAGATCGTGCACGTCACCGACCTGTACACCACGCTGTCACGCATCGGCGGCGCGTCCATTCCGCAGGACCGCCCCATCGACGGCATCGACCAGACCGACTTTTTCACCGGCGCCAGTCCGGCGTCGGCGCGCGAGGGCTTCCTGTTCTACATCAAGAACGACCTGCGCGCAGTCAAATGGCGCGACTGGAAGCTGCATTTCTACTGGGAGCCCGAGGTCAACGAAGGCAAGGGCAAACTGGAGTCGCCGTACCTGTTCAACCTGAAGCAGGACCCCAAGGAAGAAAGCGACATCCTCATCTTCAATACCTGGGTGCTGGGCCCTATCCTGAAAATGGTGCAGTCCTTCAACCAATCCTGCGCCGCGCATCCGAATACGCCGCCCGGCAAGCCGGACCCGAGCTGA
- a CDS encoding SDR family oxidoreductase, whose product MALRIAYVTSGMGHTGTAICQALHNAGHRVVAGCGPRSSRKDHWLKEQKSLGYDFIASEGDATDWASTEAAFAKVRREVGEIDVLVNNAGAMLDMRFRQMSHADWSAVLRSNLDTLFNTTKQVVDSMADRGWGRIINIGSVAAEKGQIGQINYATAKGAVIGFTRSLAQEVAARGVTVNLASPGFIADDTVKAFPPALLDRIIESVPVGRLGTAKDLAGLCAWLASDEAAFVTGANYAINGGVYMS is encoded by the coding sequence ATGGCTTTGCGCATTGCTTACGTCACCAGCGGAATGGGCCACACGGGCACCGCGATCTGCCAGGCGTTGCACAACGCGGGACACCGCGTGGTGGCAGGCTGCGGGCCGCGCTCCTCGCGCAAGGACCACTGGCTGAAGGAACAGAAGTCCCTGGGCTACGACTTCATCGCGTCCGAGGGCGACGCCACGGATTGGGCCTCGACCGAGGCGGCCTTCGCCAAGGTGCGGCGCGAAGTCGGCGAGATCGACGTGCTGGTCAACAATGCCGGCGCCATGCTGGACATGCGGTTCCGCCAGATGAGCCACGCGGACTGGTCGGCGGTGCTGCGCAGCAATCTGGACACGCTGTTCAACACCACCAAGCAGGTGGTCGACAGCATGGCCGACCGCGGCTGGGGTCGCATCATCAACATCGGCTCCGTCGCGGCGGAGAAAGGCCAGATCGGCCAGATCAACTACGCCACCGCCAAGGGCGCGGTGATCGGCTTCACGCGTTCACTGGCGCAGGAAGTGGCGGCGCGCGGCGTGACCGTCAACCTGGCGTCGCCGGGCTTCATCGCCGACGATACCGTGAAGGCGTTTCCGCCGGCCCTGCTGGACCGCATCATTGAAAGCGTGCCGGTGGGCCGTCTCGGCACGGCCAAGGATCTGGCGGGGCTGTGCGCCTGGCTGGCATCGGACGAGGCGGCGTTCGTGACGGGGGCGAACTACGCGATCAATGGCGGCGTGTATATGAGTTGA
- a CDS encoding sensor histidine kinase, giving the protein MTTTAPPRPAPAGTEPARPAAAQGRISIKRRLLAMLLALFVVALATLYLLVRGYANQTADTTYDQLLRSSVLSIADSLQLVQGEWRMDMPYASLALLEQAPRDRVFYRVGDAGGALISGYADLPAPPSRGKDGPAYTPRLYDASYQGEPVRIAWMERKIAGPRNAETALIQVAQTREARNALAAGILWQGTLALIGFTAAALALAYWGLLRSLSPIRRIERELAARSASDLHPIAAPVPEELDTLVHSLDGFMARLSENLDTLRLFIAEAAHQLRTPLAALHAQMEVALDEEDPAEQRRSLLAVLRNAEKLSRLVNQLLSDASVIHRSNVRQFQPVDLAELLRQAVYDTVPQADPQPDVRLHLPAHAPGSPPTILGDSLMLREAFKNLIDNALRHGATEDGHIDVRLEPQDDGWRIAVSDQGPGIPPALANAAFERFVRGPNPRAPGAGLGLSIIKRVVDIHQGRLALSNRVGGGLDAVVTLPARPHEA; this is encoded by the coding sequence ATGACCACGACAGCCCCGCCGCGTCCGGCTCCGGCCGGGACTGAACCCGCCCGGCCCGCCGCCGCGCAGGGCCGCATCTCGATCAAGCGCCGCCTGCTGGCCATGCTGCTGGCGCTGTTCGTCGTCGCCTTGGCCACGCTCTACCTGCTGGTGCGCGGCTATGCGAATCAGACTGCCGACACCACCTACGACCAGCTGCTGCGCTCCTCGGTGCTGTCCATCGCCGACAGCCTGCAGTTGGTGCAGGGCGAATGGCGCATGGACATGCCCTATGCCTCGCTGGCGCTGCTGGAGCAGGCGCCGCGCGACCGCGTGTTCTACCGTGTCGGCGACGCCGGCGGCGCGCTGATCTCCGGCTACGCGGACCTTCCCGCGCCGCCCAGCCGCGGTAAGGACGGGCCGGCGTACACGCCCCGCCTGTACGACGCCAGCTACCAAGGCGAGCCGGTACGCATCGCCTGGATGGAGCGCAAGATCGCCGGCCCCCGCAACGCCGAGACCGCGCTCATCCAGGTCGCGCAAACTCGCGAAGCTCGCAATGCGCTGGCGGCGGGCATCCTCTGGCAAGGCACGCTGGCGCTGATCGGCTTCACCGCCGCGGCGCTGGCGCTGGCCTATTGGGGCCTGCTGCGTTCGCTCTCCCCCATACGCCGCATCGAACGCGAACTGGCGGCCCGCAGCGCATCCGATCTGCATCCCATCGCCGCCCCGGTACCCGAGGAACTCGACACGCTGGTGCACTCGCTGGACGGCTTCATGGCGCGCCTGTCGGAAAACCTGGACACCCTGCGCCTCTTCATCGCCGAGGCCGCGCACCAGCTGCGCACGCCGCTGGCCGCGCTGCATGCGCAGATGGAAGTCGCGCTGGACGAAGAAGATCCCGCCGAACAGCGCCGCAGCCTGCTGGCCGTGCTGCGCAACGCCGAAAAGCTCTCGCGCCTGGTCAACCAGTTGTTGAGCGACGCCAGCGTCATCCACCGCAGCAACGTGCGCCAGTTCCAGCCGGTGGATCTGGCCGAACTGTTGCGCCAGGCGGTGTACGACACGGTCCCGCAAGCCGATCCCCAACCCGACGTCCGCCTGCACCTGCCTGCCCATGCGCCTGGCAGTCCCCCCACCATTCTGGGCGACAGCCTGATGCTGCGCGAAGCCTTCAAGAATCTCATCGACAACGCCCTGCGCCACGGCGCCACGGAAGACGGCCACATCGACGTACGGCTGGAGCCGCAGGACGATGGCTGGCGCATTGCCGTATCCGACCAGGGGCCAGGCATTCCGCCGGCGCTGGCCAACGCCGCCTTCGAGCGCTTCGTGCGTGGACCGAATCCGCGCGCGCCCGGCGCCGGCCTGGGCCTGTCCATCATCAAGCGCGTGGTCGACATCCATCAGGGCCGATTGGCCCTGAGCAACCGCGTCGGCGGCGGCCTGGACGCCGTGGTCACGCTGCCGGCCCGCCCCCATGAAGCTTGA
- a CDS encoding response regulator transcription factor — protein sequence MRILVIEDDADLADALVRRLRRLGHAVDCQNDGLSADGVLQYETFDLVILDIGLPRMSGFDILHRLRDRGSKTPVLALTARIDIEDRVHALDTGADDYLAKPFDFRELEARCRALLRRPSAQAAGVLRFGELVIDSAARQVTLAGQRIELPKREYSLLEILLAGMNRAVSKTEIAHKLFAFDDDAAPNAIEVYIARLRRKLEGSPLRIETQRGTGYLLTATDDHDSPAASGSGRD from the coding sequence ATGCGCATACTGGTGATCGAAGACGACGCGGACCTTGCCGACGCACTCGTGCGCCGGCTGCGCCGTCTCGGCCATGCCGTCGACTGCCAGAACGACGGCCTCAGCGCCGACGGCGTGCTGCAGTACGAAACCTTCGACCTCGTCATCCTGGACATCGGCCTGCCCCGTATGTCGGGCTTCGACATCCTGCATCGGCTGCGCGACCGCGGCAGCAAGACGCCGGTGCTGGCGCTGACCGCCCGCATCGACATCGAAGACCGCGTCCACGCCCTGGATACCGGCGCCGACGACTACCTGGCCAAACCCTTCGATTTCCGCGAACTGGAAGCCCGCTGCCGCGCCCTGCTGCGACGCCCCAGCGCCCAGGCCGCCGGCGTGCTGCGCTTTGGCGAACTGGTCATCGACAGCGCGGCGCGCCAGGTCACGCTGGCCGGCCAGCGCATCGAATTGCCCAAGCGCGAATACAGCCTGCTGGAGATCCTGCTGGCCGGCATGAACCGCGCCGTCAGCAAGACCGAAATCGCCCACAAGCTGTTCGCCTTCGACGACGATGCGGCTCCCAACGCCATCGAGGTCTATATCGCCCGGCTGCGCCGCAAGCTCGAAGGCTCGCCCCTGCGCATCGAAACGCAGCGCGGCACTGGCTACCTCCTGACCGCCACCGATGACCACGACAGCCCCGCCGCGTCCGGCTCCGGCCGGGACTGA
- a CDS encoding type II toxin-antitoxin system RelE family toxin, with translation MFSINWTKTAVKQLRKISPVDQSRIVEEVAELEMFPASRNVKALTNHQYGFRLRIGQYRVLFDVAAVVRIIEIQEVKRRDDHTY, from the coding sequence ATGTTCTCGATCAACTGGACCAAAACAGCGGTCAAGCAGTTAAGGAAAATCTCTCCCGTCGACCAAAGCCGGATCGTTGAGGAGGTCGCTGAACTGGAGATGTTTCCCGCGTCGCGCAATGTCAAAGCACTGACCAATCACCAATATGGGTTTCGTCTACGTATAGGCCAGTATCGGGTGCTGTTCGACGTTGCTGCGGTCGTCCGTATCATCGAGATCCAGGAAGTGAAACGGCGCGACGACCATACCTATTGA
- a CDS encoding helix-turn-helix domain-containing protein has translation MSAQAYHHTTDVIAPQDQFAYWRDAICDAYVPLEPERDAARSFRGQIDGLLLPDLHGSTVTAQSHVVRLSAAGLSARTQSPFFANLLCAGEAMVSQDGSAMRARAGDVYVVDCASPWEVDFRTDFRMFCIEIPEGLLRPQLGRRGRLATPVLDGSSGAGRVLASYMRLVSELPANELQQVQALMVRHCSELLSRTQLEGTDAGAQAAERVRHDVLDRILALVQRRLADRGLTPASASEELGISRSYLFKILAEHGLSFSAYVRQCRLEKCRQAIETQPGRSIADIAASWGFEEVSTFNRAYRTHYGRSPGSGRGGAPSRAG, from the coding sequence CTCGAACCCGAGCGCGATGCCGCGCGCAGTTTCCGCGGCCAGATCGACGGCCTGCTGCTGCCGGACCTTCATGGCTCGACCGTCACGGCGCAATCCCATGTGGTCAGATTGTCCGCGGCCGGCCTTTCGGCCCGCACGCAATCGCCTTTTTTCGCCAACCTGCTGTGTGCCGGCGAGGCCATGGTCTCGCAGGACGGAAGCGCCATGCGCGCGCGCGCCGGTGACGTCTACGTGGTGGATTGCGCTTCGCCCTGGGAAGTCGACTTTCGCACCGATTTCCGCATGTTCTGCATAGAAATTCCGGAAGGCCTGCTGCGGCCGCAGCTGGGGCGGCGCGGACGGCTGGCCACGCCGGTGCTGGACGGGAGTTCAGGGGCAGGACGGGTGTTGGCTAGCTACATGCGGCTGGTGAGCGAATTGCCGGCGAATGAACTGCAGCAGGTGCAGGCGCTGATGGTCAGGCATTGCAGCGAACTGCTATCGCGGACCCAGCTCGAAGGAACGGACGCCGGCGCGCAGGCCGCCGAACGGGTGAGGCATGACGTCCTGGATCGCATCCTGGCGCTGGTGCAGCGCCGTCTGGCCGACCGCGGCTTGACGCCGGCCTCGGCCAGCGAGGAACTCGGCATTTCGCGCAGTTATCTGTTCAAGATCCTGGCCGAGCACGGCTTGAGCTTCAGCGCCTACGTGCGGCAGTGCCGGTTGGAGAAATGCCGGCAGGCTATCGAAACCCAGCCTGGCCGCTCCATCGCGGATATCGCCGCCAGCTGGGGATTCGAGGAAGTTTCCACATTCAATCGGGCGTACCGCACGCACTATGGCCGCTCGCCAGGCAGCGGGCGCGGCGGTGCGCCCTCGCGGGCAGGGTAG
- a CDS encoding ABC transporter substrate-binding protein: MKLDLLRPLRLLAALAALLPAVAGHAAETSAEGLTLGPADSKNVLVVHASNSVQVFRGVLEDFSRLNPGLRLEYTELSTQELYAETVARAARTPASRSGPDIVISSAMDLQTKLVNDGYAQAHISPETRALPAWANWRDEVFSIGTDPIVMVYNTGKLAPARAPRTRRELLSLLQAPDQPLAGAISTYDVEGSGIGYLAATQDTRLDSMAGALLAELGRNRVTVHASTEDALDKLERGEITLAYNLLESYTRHRIDQGAALAIVYPQDYTLMLSRSAIIPRQAPRADLGAMFLDYLLSPRGQEMVARQSGMRPVSASVNPEAGVRPVGLGVGLLVYLDPLKKRHFLDLWRAAVHPPGGSAQP, from the coding sequence ATGAAGCTTGATCTCCTGAGACCCCTGCGCCTGCTGGCGGCGCTGGCCGCCCTGCTGCCGGCCGTGGCCGGTCATGCCGCGGAAACCAGCGCCGAGGGCCTGACGCTGGGGCCTGCCGACAGCAAGAACGTGCTGGTCGTGCACGCCTCCAACAGCGTGCAAGTGTTCCGCGGCGTCCTGGAGGACTTCAGCAGGCTCAACCCTGGTCTGCGCCTGGAATACACCGAACTTTCCACACAGGAGCTATACGCCGAGACCGTCGCCCGCGCCGCGCGGACGCCAGCGTCCAGGTCCGGCCCGGACATCGTCATCAGCAGCGCCATGGACCTGCAAACCAAGCTGGTCAACGACGGCTACGCGCAAGCCCACATCTCGCCAGAGACCCGCGCCCTGCCCGCCTGGGCCAACTGGCGCGATGAAGTCTTCAGCATCGGCACCGACCCTATCGTCATGGTCTACAACACCGGCAAGCTTGCCCCCGCACGGGCGCCGCGCACCCGGCGCGAGCTGCTGTCGCTGCTGCAGGCGCCGGACCAGCCCCTGGCTGGCGCCATCTCCACCTACGATGTCGAAGGCAGCGGCATCGGCTACCTGGCGGCGACACAAGACACGCGCCTGGACAGCATGGCCGGCGCCCTGCTGGCCGAGCTGGGCCGCAACCGCGTCACCGTGCACGCATCCACGGAAGACGCGCTGGACAAGCTCGAACGCGGCGAGATCACGCTGGCCTATAACCTGCTGGAGTCCTATACCCGGCACCGCATCGACCAGGGCGCGGCGCTGGCCATCGTATACCCTCAGGACTACACGCTGATGCTGTCGCGCTCCGCCATCATTCCCAGGCAGGCGCCGCGCGCAGACTTGGGCGCGATGTTCCTGGACTACCTGTTGTCGCCGCGCGGCCAGGAAATGGTCGCCCGCCAGTCCGGCATGCGGCCGGTGAGCGCTTCGGTCAATCCGGAAGCAGGCGTGCGGCCGGTGGGACTGGGCGTGGGACTGCTGGTGTATCTGGACCCGCTCAAGAAGCGGCATTTCCTCGACCTGTGGCGCGCGGCGGTCCATCCGCCCGGCGGCAGCGCACAGCCCTGA
- a CDS encoding Bug family tripartite tricarboxylate transporter substrate binding protein — MKFAIRCCALLLGAALTATASAADAKLEWPGKQITWVIGFVPGGTADVLTRLAAQELARRSGLNVIVENRPGAAGAIALQLVARSKASDGYLLTVPGPLIYPTPQPEIGRELAPVILMAQGPMVIVGPAKGAKPSLQEVLADARQRPEAWSYGSSGNGTSQNLAGELLNQYAGTRIVHVPYKGGGQAVADVAGGQIPLAILGSAPVMPQIKAGVLKAYAVTTPYRLDSLPDVPTVEETGFKGYAATQWFSVAASKDIPAAQLDQVNAALRAAVATPEFKAALENAGMIAGGGSRDELQSFIQADSAKWQKLIDSGAVKLAN, encoded by the coding sequence ATGAAATTCGCTATCCGCTGCTGCGCGCTGCTGCTGGGCGCCGCGCTGACCGCCACCGCCAGCGCGGCGGACGCCAAGCTGGAATGGCCCGGCAAGCAGATCACCTGGGTGATCGGCTTCGTCCCAGGCGGCACCGCCGACGTACTGACCCGCCTCGCCGCCCAGGAACTGGCCCGGCGCAGCGGCCTGAACGTCATCGTCGAAAACCGCCCCGGCGCGGCAGGCGCCATCGCGCTGCAACTGGTGGCGCGCAGCAAGGCCAGCGACGGCTATCTGCTGACGGTGCCCGGTCCGTTGATCTACCCCACGCCCCAGCCCGAAATCGGCCGTGAACTGGCGCCCGTCATCCTGATGGCCCAAGGCCCCATGGTCATCGTCGGCCCCGCCAAGGGCGCCAAGCCGTCCTTGCAGGAGGTGCTGGCCGACGCCCGCCAACGGCCCGAAGCCTGGAGCTACGGCAGCTCCGGCAACGGCACGTCCCAGAACCTGGCGGGTGAACTGCTCAACCAGTATGCCGGCACCCGCATCGTGCACGTGCCCTACAAGGGCGGCGGCCAGGCGGTGGCCGACGTGGCCGGCGGCCAGATCCCCCTGGCCATCCTGGGCTCGGCGCCGGTCATGCCGCAGATCAAGGCCGGCGTGCTCAAGGCCTACGCCGTCACCACGCCCTACCGCCTGGACAGCCTGCCCGACGTACCCACGGTGGAAGAAACCGGCTTCAAGGGTTACGCCGCCACTCAGTGGTTCTCGGTCGCGGCCAGCAAGGACATCCCGGCCGCGCAGCTGGATCAGGTCAACGCCGCGCTACGCGCCGCCGTGGCCACGCCGGAGTTCAAGGCCGCCCTTGAGAACGCCGGCATGATCGCCGGCGGCGGCTCGCGGGATGAATTGCAGTCGTTCATCCAGGCGGACAGCGCCAAGTGGCAGAAGCTGATTGATAGCGGGGCGGTGAAGCTGGCGAATTGA
- a CDS encoding helix-turn-helix transcriptional regulator encodes MAEHQIAVQSAIEALDHLASPDPHWHDVLPSARELAQREKTLAIGWTAIESALTDVGEAVLLVSRDAIVDKMSALAVRYLDDARGWNVRGGKLLHPDAKIQALFDAYCQAVARDGKARSLAAAAGWGELTWIDISAAPQALSLIGNRMLLVRMRRKSAFAQPDVDRLEAVFAITRAEAAVLAGLAMGHSVEEVATLRHASVLTVRKQVASLLNKMECNRQSELVRLASLL; translated from the coding sequence ATGGCTGAACACCAGATTGCCGTCCAGAGCGCGATCGAAGCGCTGGACCACCTGGCCAGTCCCGATCCGCACTGGCATGACGTCCTGCCGAGCGCCCGCGAGCTGGCTCAGCGCGAAAAAACGCTCGCCATCGGTTGGACAGCCATCGAAAGCGCGCTCACCGATGTCGGCGAAGCGGTGCTGCTGGTCAGCCGCGATGCAATCGTGGACAAGATGTCCGCGCTCGCCGTGCGGTATCTGGACGACGCGCGCGGCTGGAACGTGCGGGGCGGCAAGCTGCTCCATCCGGACGCAAAAATACAGGCTCTGTTCGACGCCTATTGCCAGGCGGTTGCGCGCGACGGCAAGGCGCGATCGCTGGCGGCGGCCGCCGGCTGGGGCGAATTGACCTGGATCGACATCAGCGCGGCCCCGCAAGCGCTGAGCCTGATCGGCAACCGCATGCTGTTGGTGCGCATGCGGCGCAAGAGCGCCTTCGCCCAACCCGACGTCGACCGGCTGGAAGCCGTATTCGCCATCACCCGCGCCGAAGCGGCGGTGCTGGCCGGACTCGCAATGGGCCATAGCGTGGAGGAGGTCGCCACCCTGCGCCATGCCTCCGTGCTGACGGTGCGCAAGCAGGTGGCGTCCCTGCTCAACAAGATGGAATGTAACCGCCAGTCCGAACTCGTCAGGCTGGCTTCGCTGCTCTAA
- a CDS encoding CitMHS family transporter, with amino-acid sequence MLLTLLGFGMVITFMTLIMTKRLSPLVALILVPIIFALLGGFGSGIDKMMLDGIRKIAPTGVMLMFAILYFGVMIDAGLFDPIVGRILRAVKGDPLKIVVGTTVLALVISLDGDGSTTYMIVVASMLPLYRRLKMNALSMTCLAMLASGVMNLTPWGGPTARAASALHVDAGDIFVPLVPVMGVAIVSILILAFFLGLRERRRLGVLSLPDGASLHAGYDEDGPKNLPEIEVDQDLRRPKLLWVNAGLTLALMVSLVLGVLPLPVLFMIAFAIALVINYPDLAEQRRRVAQHAGNVLSVVSLIFAAGIFTGILSGTGMVEAMSRSLLAVIPDAMGPYLAGITALVSLPFTFFMSNDAFYFGVLPILSEAAQGYGISPVEMARASLIGQPVHLLSPLVPSTYLLVGLAGVDFGDHQRYALKWATMVCLVMLAAALAFGLFPLVGQVA; translated from the coding sequence ATGCTTCTGACCCTGCTTGGCTTCGGCATGGTGATCACGTTCATGACGCTGATCATGACCAAGCGCCTGTCGCCGTTGGTGGCGCTGATCCTTGTCCCCATTATTTTCGCCCTGCTGGGCGGGTTCGGCTCGGGCATCGACAAGATGATGCTGGACGGCATCCGCAAGATCGCGCCTACCGGCGTGATGCTGATGTTCGCCATCCTGTACTTCGGGGTCATGATCGACGCCGGCCTGTTCGATCCCATCGTGGGCCGCATCCTGCGCGCGGTGAAGGGCGATCCGCTGAAGATCGTGGTGGGCACGACCGTGCTGGCGCTGGTGATCTCGCTGGACGGCGACGGTTCGACCACCTACATGATCGTGGTGGCGTCGATGCTGCCGCTGTACCGTCGCCTGAAGATGAACGCGCTGTCGATGACCTGTCTGGCGATGCTGGCCAGCGGCGTCATGAACCTGACGCCCTGGGGCGGCCCGACGGCGCGCGCCGCAAGCGCCTTGCACGTGGACGCGGGCGATATCTTCGTGCCGCTGGTGCCGGTGATGGGCGTGGCCATCGTGTCGATTCTGATCCTGGCCTTCTTCCTGGGCCTGCGCGAACGCCGCCGCCTGGGCGTGCTGTCGCTGCCGGACGGCGCCTCGCTGCACGCGGGCTACGACGAGGACGGTCCCAAGAACCTGCCCGAGATCGAGGTCGACCAGGACCTGCGCCGCCCCAAGCTGCTGTGGGTGAACGCCGGCCTGACGCTGGCGCTGATGGTGAGCCTGGTGCTGGGCGTGCTGCCGCTGCCGGTGTTGTTCATGATTGCCTTCGCGATTGCGCTGGTCATCAACTATCCCGACCTGGCCGAACAGCGCCGCCGCGTCGCGCAGCACGCGGGCAATGTGTTGTCGGTGGTGTCGCTGATTTTCGCCGCGGGGATCTTTACCGGCATCCTGTCTGGCACCGGCATGGTCGAGGCCATGTCGCGCAGCCTGCTGGCCGTGATTCCGGATGCCATGGGTCCGTACCTGGCCGGCATTACCGCGCTGGTCAGTCTGCCGTTCACCTTCTTCATGTCCAACGACGCCTTCTACTTCGGCGTGCTGCCCATCCTGAGCGAAGCGGCCCAGGGCTACGGCATTTCGCCCGTCGAGATGGCGCGCGCCTCGCTGATCGGCCAGCCGGTGCATTTGCTGAGTCCGCTGGTGCCGTCGACCTACCTGCTGGTCGGCCTGGCCGGCGTGGATTTTGGCGACCACCAGCGCTATGCGCTGAAGTGGGCCACGATGGTCTGCCTGGTGATGCTGGCCGCGGCGCTGGCGTTCGGCTTGTTCCCGCTGGTCGGCCAGGTGGCCTGA
- a CDS encoding helix-turn-helix transcriptional regulator yields MRLHPTILESDGKPAFVVLPYSEYLALTGAPAAISRRPPRIPADGAIPHEVVTLMTSNGWSIVRAWREYLGITQVDMAARLGIRQPSYAAMESADANPRRSTRERIAAALGVHFDQIDV; encoded by the coding sequence ATGCGCCTGCATCCCACCATACTCGAATCGGACGGCAAGCCCGCATTCGTCGTCTTGCCCTATTCGGAGTATCTCGCCTTGACTGGAGCACCGGCAGCCATTTCCCGGCGGCCGCCGCGCATTCCCGCCGATGGCGCGATTCCACATGAAGTCGTCACGCTGATGACCAGCAACGGCTGGAGCATCGTGCGCGCATGGCGCGAATATCTGGGGATCACCCAGGTCGACATGGCGGCACGCCTAGGCATACGTCAGCCTAGTTACGCGGCGATGGAGTCCGCCGATGCAAATCCCAGGAGAAGCACTCGCGAGCGCATTGCGGCCGCCCTGGGCGTGCATTTCGACCAGATCGACGTGTAA